From Luteolibacter arcticus, one genomic window encodes:
- a CDS encoding arylsulfatase, with translation MRPVLFFAATLACALPASALNVVFILADDLGYGELGCFGQEKIHTPNIDRLAKEGTKLTHHYSGAPVCAPARCTLMTGKHLGHAEIRGNRQAKVSFPQFKEGQHPISADIATLPAAFQKAGYATAAIGKWGLGPAGSTGDPNKHGFDLFFGYNCQAVAHSYYPRFLWRNGEQVEINPTPIPGNAKQPEGDVKAETWIGKTYAPDLMVKEAREFISSNKAKPFFLYLAFIEPHVAIHPPLDRLDEYPKEWDTTPYRGEKGYVPHPRPHAAYAAMISDLDRHVGAVREALEKAGVLDETLIVFTSDNGATHDVGGADTKFFNSVGELNGRKGSVYEGGLRVPTLVRLPGKVRAGAENATPGFFPDWFPTLCAATGLKAPDGLDGLNLWPALTSDAKVERAKPMLWVFPEYGGQVAVRLGDFKVIRTNLNRKKPGPWQVFDIAKDPNETTDVSAAHPELIEQAAEILKREATPNEIFPVKIPGAGA, from the coding sequence ATGCGCCCCGTCCTTTTCTTCGCCGCCACGCTCGCCTGCGCACTGCCGGCGTCTGCTCTCAACGTGGTCTTCATCCTCGCCGACGACCTGGGTTACGGGGAACTCGGCTGCTTCGGCCAAGAGAAGATCCACACGCCGAACATCGACCGGCTCGCCAAGGAGGGGACGAAGCTGACCCACCACTACAGCGGCGCCCCGGTCTGCGCGCCGGCGCGTTGCACGCTGATGACCGGCAAGCACCTCGGCCACGCCGAGATCCGCGGCAACCGCCAGGCCAAGGTTTCCTTCCCGCAGTTCAAGGAAGGCCAGCACCCGATCTCGGCGGACATCGCGACGCTGCCGGCGGCCTTTCAAAAGGCGGGCTACGCCACCGCGGCGATCGGCAAGTGGGGCCTCGGTCCGGCGGGCTCGACCGGCGATCCGAACAAGCACGGCTTCGACCTGTTCTTCGGCTACAACTGCCAGGCCGTCGCGCATTCCTACTACCCGCGCTTCCTGTGGCGGAATGGCGAGCAGGTGGAGATCAATCCCACCCCGATCCCCGGCAATGCAAAGCAGCCCGAGGGCGACGTGAAGGCCGAAACATGGATCGGGAAGACCTACGCGCCGGACCTGATGGTGAAGGAAGCGCGCGAGTTCATCTCGTCTAACAAGGCGAAGCCCTTCTTCCTATACCTCGCCTTCATCGAGCCGCACGTGGCGATTCACCCGCCGCTCGACCGGCTGGACGAGTATCCGAAGGAGTGGGACACCACGCCCTATCGCGGTGAGAAGGGCTACGTGCCCCATCCCCGCCCGCACGCAGCCTATGCGGCGATGATCAGCGACCTCGATCGCCATGTCGGGGCGGTGCGGGAGGCCCTGGAGAAGGCGGGCGTGCTGGATGAAACGCTGATCGTTTTCACCAGCGACAACGGCGCGACGCACGATGTCGGTGGTGCCGACACGAAATTTTTCAATAGCGTCGGCGAACTCAACGGCCGGAAAGGTTCCGTCTATGAAGGCGGCCTGCGCGTCCCGACTCTGGTGCGACTTCCCGGCAAGGTGAGGGCCGGTGCGGAGAATGCGACGCCCGGCTTCTTCCCCGACTGGTTCCCCACGCTATGCGCCGCCACCGGCTTGAAGGCGCCCGACGGCCTCGATGGCCTCAATCTGTGGCCCGCTCTAACAAGTGATGCCAAGGTCGAACGCGCGAAGCCGATGCTGTGGGTCTTCCCCGAGTACGGCGGCCAGGTCGCCGTGCGCCTGGGCGATTTCAAGGTGATCCGGACGAACCTCAACCGGAAGAAGCCCGGCCCTTGGCAAGTCTTCGATATCGCGAAGGACCCGAACGAAACCACCGACGTGTCCGCCGCGCATCCCGAGCTAATAGAGCAAGCCGCAGAGATCTTGAAACGCGAGGCCACACCGAATGAGATCTTCCCCGTGAAGATCC
- a CDS encoding TetR/AcrR family transcriptional regulator yields the protein MSLSESKERMLAAAKALMLAQGYGGTTVDAICEKAGLTKGSFYHFFKSKEDLGLAVLEWSLTKGGKLLSEGPHAAIADPVARAFGFLDHVEACGAELWSEGCLLGTYASELASTNDRVQATVARMFREVGAYFSSELAPLVGAAPKGSLPDAEALGEQFLALLEGAIILGKAYRDPARIRVAVQGFRENMQRALALPV from the coding sequence GTGTCCCTGAGCGAGTCCAAGGAGCGGATGTTGGCAGCAGCTAAAGCGCTGATGCTCGCCCAAGGCTATGGCGGAACGACCGTGGATGCGATCTGCGAAAAAGCCGGCCTGACCAAGGGCAGCTTTTACCACTTCTTCAAATCGAAGGAAGACCTCGGCCTGGCCGTGCTGGAGTGGTCGCTGACCAAGGGCGGCAAGCTGCTTTCCGAGGGTCCCCATGCCGCGATCGCCGATCCTGTGGCGCGGGCCTTCGGCTTCTTGGATCACGTGGAGGCTTGCGGAGCCGAGTTGTGGAGCGAGGGTTGCCTGCTGGGCACCTATGCCTCCGAGCTGGCCTCCACCAATGACCGCGTGCAGGCCACCGTGGCGCGGATGTTCCGCGAGGTCGGTGCCTATTTCAGCTCCGAGCTGGCGCCCTTGGTTGGCGCGGCACCCAAAGGCAGCCTTCCCGACGCGGAAGCGCTGGGAGAGCAATTTCTAGCACTGCTGGAAGGCGCTATTATCCTCGGCAAAGCCTACCGCGACCCCGCGCGCATCCGCGTGGCTGTCCAAGGCTTCCGCGAGAACATGCAGCGCGCGCTTGCCCTCCCTGTTTGA
- a CDS encoding class I SAM-dependent methyltransferase has translation MNSTLDAPAAEVRPELLEAFAGKVLNDLGAAASGALVVLGDRLGLYRALAEGPTTSAGLALRTKLDERYLREWLCAQAAAGYVDCDPEAGLFFMSPEQIAVFADPDHPAAMTGGFYTMASVYIDEPKVAEVFRTGAGIPWSDHHNCLFCGVERFFRPGYAANIVQTWIPALDGVEEKLRAGGRVADIGCGHGVSTILMAQAYPASRFRGFDIHEGSIESARQHAAEAGVTNVDFQVATAKDFPGNDYDFVTVFDALHDMGDPVGTARHIRQSLRPHGTWMIVEPMAGDSLADNLNPVGRIYYSASTMICTPGSRSQEVGLALGAQAGEKKLREVVTQGGFTRFRRAAETPVNLILEARP, from the coding sequence ATGAACTCGACCCTTGATGCTCCTGCGGCGGAAGTCCGCCCGGAACTCCTTGAAGCCTTCGCCGGCAAAGTCCTGAACGACCTCGGTGCCGCCGCCAGCGGTGCCTTGGTAGTGCTCGGCGACCGGCTGGGCCTCTATCGCGCCCTCGCTGAGGGTCCCACCACCTCCGCCGGCCTCGCCCTCCGCACCAAGCTGGATGAACGCTACCTGCGTGAATGGCTGTGTGCCCAAGCGGCCGCCGGCTACGTCGATTGCGATCCGGAAGCCGGCCTCTTCTTCATGTCGCCGGAACAGATCGCGGTGTTTGCCGATCCCGACCATCCCGCGGCGATGACCGGGGGCTTTTACACCATGGCCTCCGTCTACATCGACGAGCCGAAGGTGGCGGAGGTCTTCCGCACCGGTGCCGGCATCCCTTGGAGTGATCACCACAATTGCCTCTTCTGCGGCGTCGAGCGGTTCTTCCGCCCCGGCTACGCCGCGAATATCGTCCAGACATGGATTCCTGCCCTCGATGGCGTGGAGGAGAAGCTGCGTGCAGGCGGCCGCGTCGCCGACATCGGCTGCGGGCACGGGGTGTCCACGATCCTGATGGCGCAGGCCTATCCCGCGTCGCGCTTCAGGGGCTTCGACATTCATGAAGGCAGCATCGAGTCGGCCCGCCAGCATGCGGCCGAGGCCGGCGTGACCAATGTCGATTTCCAAGTCGCCACGGCGAAGGACTTCCCCGGCAACGACTACGACTTCGTGACGGTCTTCGATGCCTTGCACGATATGGGTGACCCGGTCGGTACGGCGCGTCACATCCGCCAAAGCCTGCGCCCCCATGGCACGTGGATGATTGTCGAGCCGATGGCCGGCGACTCGCTGGCCGACAACCTCAACCCGGTCGGCCGGATCTACTACAGCGCTTCCACCATGATCTGCACGCCGGGTTCACGCAGCCAGGAGGTGGGCCTCGCGCTCGGTGCCCAGGCGGGTGAGAAGAAACTCCGCGAAGTGGTCACCCAAGGCGGCTTCACCCGCTTCCGCCGCGCCGCCGAGACACCGGTGAATCTGATCCTCGAAGCACGGCCCTAA